One Aciduliprofundum boonei T469 genomic region harbors:
- a CDS encoding ABC transporter permease, giving the protein MGKIKGIVYLTSRWIRRQPLWLVQDLFIVIGFAILMFVWGGITGLKNVLVAWFISGGWSMGVNLVAQSIGWDKQGKTMDMFIASPVKPFHYIFGYFISGLVFMLADFIYMLPLIMFLNAWLIVLASLVAVAPLMVISNLVGLSIVMRIKKPTNISAITNPIQMMLIILPPVFYPASVLPSTLRYIVLLIPTAAGAEIARQLSGLSTWNNLWYPVAVLTIWVVLGILASSRVVRWGME; this is encoded by the coding sequence ATGGGGAAAATTAAAGGTATTGTATATCTAACAAGTAGATGGATCCGGCGCCAACCTCTATGGCTCGTACAAGATTTATTCATTGTCATAGGTTTTGCAATACTCATGTTTGTTTGGGGAGGTATTACTGGTTTGAAAAATGTTTTGGTAGCATGGTTCATTTCTGGAGGATGGAGTATGGGAGTGAACCTAGTAGCTCAAAGTATAGGCTGGGATAAGCAGGGGAAGACTATGGATATGTTTATTGCATCTCCTGTTAAGCCATTTCATTACATATTTGGATATTTTATTTCTGGCCTTGTATTCATGCTTGCTGATTTTATATACATGCTTCCTCTCATAATGTTTCTAAACGCTTGGCTTATAGTTTTAGCATCCCTTGTGGCTGTAGCTCCATTGATGGTAATAAGCAATCTCGTGGGGTTAAGCATAGTTATGCGAATCAAAAAGCCTACAAATATATCTGCGATAACAAACCCGATTCAGATGATGCTTATCATCCTTCCTCCTGTTTTTTATCCAGCGAGCGTTCTTCCTAGCACCTTGAGATATATCGTTTTGCTCATTCCTACTGCAGCAGGGGCAGAGATTGCTAGGCAACTTTCAGGATTAAGTACTTGGAATAATCTGTGGTATCCAGTGGCAGTTCTTACAATCTGGGTAGTGCTTGGGATTCTTGCATCCTCTCGTGTGGTGAGATGGGGAATGGAATAA
- a CDS encoding ABC transporter ATP-binding protein codes for MSVIAKHLGKRYSNGVWGARDVNFKAEQGKITVLLGPNGAGKTTTIGMLTTLLKPTRGEAIVEGSSTVEDVWKVRKLIALCPQDIHVDNNWSPLDAMKGYLMIRGISKEEGVKRSEKYLKLLDLWEVRNIPAIALSGGQRKRVAVAMVLASGAPVVFLDEPSSGLDVEARYVVWKSLREEANRGKTIVLTTHDMKEAEILGDYVVMISKGKSVAKGTVDELKDRIPYTHKIVVKNASKLPLKEHIDLGDRKIIYAKSRGEAMEIAEKIDAKSIGIEEISLEDSYLYIVGGVGNGEN; via the coding sequence ATGAGCGTCATTGCCAAGCATCTTGGAAAAAGATACAGTAATGGGGTGTGGGGTGCCAGAGATGTGAATTTCAAAGCAGAGCAGGGCAAGATAACAGTGCTTCTTGGACCAAACGGGGCAGGAAAGACCACAACTATAGGTATGCTCACCACACTTTTGAAGCCAACGCGGGGAGAAGCAATAGTTGAGGGCTCATCCACTGTAGAAGATGTGTGGAAAGTGAGAAAACTCATTGCGCTCTGCCCGCAGGATATCCATGTGGATAATAATTGGAGTCCTTTGGATGCTATGAAGGGTTATCTTATGATTAGAGGTATTTCTAAGGAAGAGGGGGTCAAGAGAAGCGAGAAATATTTAAAGCTCCTTGACTTGTGGGAAGTTAGAAATATTCCTGCAATAGCTTTAAGTGGAGGGCAGAGAAAAAGAGTGGCAGTTGCTATGGTTCTGGCTTCTGGAGCTCCTGTAGTTTTTTTGGATGAACCGTCAAGCGGTCTTGATGTAGAGGCCAGGTATGTTGTATGGAAATCATTACGAGAGGAGGCAAACAGAGGTAAGACGATAGTTCTAACCACCCATGATATGAAAGAAGCTGAAATCCTAGGGGATTATGTAGTTATGATAAGCAAGGGAAAAAGCGTGGCTAAAGGTACAGTGGATGAATTGAAGGATAGGATACCATACACGCATAAGATAGTGGTAAAAAATGCTTCAAAGCTCCCACTTAAAGAGCATATAGATTTAGGTGACAGGAAGATAATATACGCAAAAAGTAGAGGAGAAGCTATGGAAATAGCGGAGAAAATAGACGCAAAGAGCATAGGGATAGAGGAGATAAGTTTGGAGGATTCATATCTGTACATTGTTGGAGGTGTGGGAAATGGGGAAAATTAA
- a CDS encoding LiaI-LiaF-like domain-containing protein, with translation MRYKGYMSVGAVLGGVFLIIIGVLWLLEMLGIIKFNVCIIGPILLIIAGIALILKDGWHSW, from the coding sequence ATGAGATATAAAGGTTATATGTCCGTTGGAGCAGTTCTGGGTGGCGTGTTTCTCATAATCATAGGTGTTTTGTGGCTCCTAGAGATGCTGGGAATAATAAAATTCAATGTATGTATAATAGGGCCTATACTGCTCATAATCGCTGGAATTGCTTTAATTCTCAAAGATGGATGGCACTCGTGGTAA
- a CDS encoding winged helix-turn-helix domain-containing protein, protein MNPSEKISLIVSPLRIKLLESLRDERHPEDLAREFKITRQAVDKHLSILYRYGLVDKRIKEGIRPMVFYRITSEGEEFLQNFENMAEGHFISVRKRYKDELLTLDRMLVDGELNEGEYKRRRNALDKRFKWVMEGWR, encoded by the coding sequence ATGAATCCCAGTGAAAAAATATCCCTCATAGTATCACCTCTGCGCATTAAGCTCTTGGAGAGTTTGAGAGATGAGAGACATCCGGAGGATTTAGCAAGGGAGTTTAAGATAACAAGACAAGCCGTTGATAAACACCTTTCTATCCTTTACAGATACGGATTAGTTGATAAGAGAATAAAGGAAGGCATAAGGCCCATGGTGTTTTACAGGATAACATCCGAAGGTGAAGAGTTTCTTCAGAACTTTGAAAATATGGCAGAAGGACATTTTATAAGCGTGAGAAAAAGATATAAAGATGAGCTCTTAACCCTAGACAGGATGCTAGTGGATGGAGAGCTCAATGAGGGAGAGTATAAGAGGAGGAGAAATGCTCTTGATAAAAGGTTCAAATGGGTGATGGAAGGATGGAGATAA
- a CDS encoding GNAT family N-acetyltransferase gives MEIRKGKREDLQYLPSILMKAYKGLEEYGEEDINKARKYIEDLYEEDPECFFVAEENGEIAGFIFCNRFWYSKFEHSQVGAIHEIVVLPSHRHEGIGKMLIEKAMEKLKPSKIELWVGEKNENAIKFYENLGFKRKEKAGKWVRMIYIA, from the coding sequence ATGGAGATAAGAAAAGGCAAAAGAGAGGATTTGCAGTATCTTCCATCCATACTTATGAAAGCATACAAGGGATTAGAGGAATATGGCGAGGAGGATATTAACAAGGCCAGAAAGTACATAGAGGACCTCTACGAGGAGGACCCAGAGTGCTTCTTTGTAGCCGAGGAAAATGGTGAAATAGCGGGATTCATATTCTGCAACCGCTTCTGGTATAGCAAGTTTGAGCATTCCCAAGTAGGTGCTATCCACGAAATCGTTGTATTGCCTTCTCATAGGCACGAAGGGATTGGAAAAATGTTGATCGAGAAAGCCATGGAAAAACTAAAGCCATCAAAGATTGAATTATGGGTTGGAGAGAAAAATGAAAATGCCATAAAGTTCTACGAAAATTTAGGATTCAAAAGAAAAGAAAAAGCTGGAAAATGGGTTAGAATGATCTATATTGCATAG
- a CDS encoding DNA-directed RNA polymerase subunit P — translation MYRCVRCGRPLTSELGVQQLECECGSRMFYKERPNMKKIVYAI, via the coding sequence ATGTATAGGTGCGTTAGGTGTGGGAGGCCACTAACTAGTGAGCTTGGAGTGCAACAATTAGAATGTGAATGTGGCAGCAGAATGTTTTACAAAGAGCGCCCAAATATGAAGAAAATAGTCTATGCAATATAG
- a CDS encoding 50S ribosomal protein L37ae, with amino-acid sequence MAKRTKKVGIAGRFGPRYGISLRYRWADVMKEKEKKHLCPRCHHYSVKRVSTGIWVCTHCGLKFAGGAYTPDVYKEWRKVRVNV; translated from the coding sequence ATGGCAAAGAGGACTAAAAAGGTCGGTATTGCAGGGCGCTTCGGCCCAAGATATGGTATCTCACTTCGCTATCGCTGGGCAGATGTTATGAAAGAAAAGGAGAAAAAACATCTATGCCCAAGATGCCATCACTATTCTGTTAAAAGAGTATCTACAGGTATCTGGGTTTGCACCCATTGTGGGCTCAAATTTGCAGGTGGTGCCTACACTCCCGATGTGTATAAAGAGTGGAGAAAGGTGAGGGTAAATGTATAG
- the rrp42 gene encoding exosome complex protein Rrp42 → MSNSKFTAGVVPEMQRKYIHKLASKGTRVDGRHFDEIRNLTVTKGYIPRAEGSALVNLGNTRVLVGVKIEPGTPFPDTPNMGILTTNAELAPLASPTFEPGPPGEEAIELARVVDRGIREGHAIDLEKLVIEEGEKVWIVFIDIHVLDYDGNLFDAAGYGALAALTNATVPASRYDLGEDFKLPVQHYPVPVTFAKIGDWIVADPNLDEESIASARLTVATNEEGKINAMQKGLSGTFTYEEVKKVINMSMNIGGKVREIILGDSNGKED, encoded by the coding sequence ATGAGTAACTCAAAATTCACTGCTGGTGTGGTACCTGAGATGCAAAGAAAGTACATTCACAAACTTGCATCTAAAGGCACAAGGGTAGATGGAAGGCATTTTGATGAGATAAGAAATTTAACAGTTACTAAGGGCTATATTCCCAGAGCCGAAGGCTCAGCTCTGGTTAATTTAGGCAATACTAGGGTTCTTGTGGGTGTTAAAATTGAGCCGGGTACTCCATTCCCTGATACACCTAATATGGGCATTCTCACCACCAACGCTGAGCTTGCACCCCTCGCCTCCCCTACATTTGAACCTGGTCCTCCGGGAGAAGAAGCCATAGAACTTGCTCGTGTTGTGGATAGGGGTATACGAGAGGGCCATGCCATCGACCTTGAAAAATTGGTGATAGAGGAAGGAGAAAAAGTTTGGATTGTGTTCATCGACATACATGTGCTTGATTACGATGGAAATCTCTTTGATGCTGCTGGTTATGGTGCCCTTGCAGCTCTTACTAATGCAACTGTTCCTGCCTCAAGGTACGATTTAGGTGAGGATTTCAAGTTACCTGTGCAGCATTATCCAGTACCTGTTACCTTTGCAAAGATTGGAGATTGGATAGTGGCAGATCCAAATCTTGATGAGGAGAGCATTGCTTCAGCCCGATTGACAGTGGCTACTAACGAAGAAGGAAAAATAAACGCTATGCAGAAGGGACTTTCTGGTACATTTACCTATGAGGAAGTTAAGAAAGTTATAAATATGAGTATGAATATCGGCGGAAAAGTCAGGGAGATCATTCTTGGTGATTCAAATGGCAAAGAGGACTAA
- the rrp41 gene encoding exosome complex exonuclease Rrp41, with product MGMKSDIKLIDDNGLRIDGRLPNQLRPIKMEVGVLKRADGSAFIEWGGNKIIAAVYGPHEAYPKHVQEADRAIVRARYSMAPFSVDERKRPGPDRRAIELSKVISEALESVIFVEKYPRTSIDVYIEVLQADAGTRVAGITVASLALADAGIPMRDLIVGCAAGKIDDVVVLDLNKEEDNFGQADVPMAIMPRTKEIALLQMDGDMSYEELTTAMDMAMDAAEKIHEMQVEALKRKYIEEVDENE from the coding sequence ATGGGAATGAAGAGTGATATCAAACTCATAGATGATAATGGACTCCGCATTGATGGACGCTTACCTAATCAACTCAGGCCCATAAAAATGGAGGTCGGAGTACTAAAAAGGGCTGATGGATCTGCTTTTATTGAGTGGGGTGGAAATAAGATAATAGCGGCTGTATATGGGCCCCACGAAGCATATCCAAAGCATGTTCAGGAGGCTGATAGGGCCATAGTACGTGCTCGCTACAGTATGGCTCCATTTAGTGTTGATGAGCGTAAGAGACCAGGACCAGATAGAAGGGCTATTGAGTTGAGCAAGGTGATAAGTGAGGCCCTTGAAAGCGTTATATTTGTGGAAAAATATCCAAGAACAAGCATAGATGTGTATATAGAAGTGCTTCAAGCAGATGCTGGTACTAGGGTTGCAGGTATAACAGTGGCATCTTTAGCGCTTGCAGATGCTGGCATACCAATGCGGGATTTAATAGTTGGATGCGCAGCTGGGAAGATAGATGATGTTGTAGTTTTAGATTTGAACAAGGAAGAGGACAATTTTGGACAGGCAGATGTTCCTATGGCTATAATGCCTCGCACAAAGGAAATTGCCCTATTGCAGATGGACGGAGATATGAGCTATGAGGAGCTAACAACCGCAATGGATATGGCTATGGATGCTGCCGAGAAGATTCATGAAATGCAGGTTGAAGCACTAAAGAGAAAGTATATTGAGGAGGTTGATGAGAATGAGTAA
- the rrp4 gene encoding exosome complex RNA-binding protein Rrp4, translating to MEGKIAIRKIVVPGEEIDEKGKPGNGVFVENGKLYSAYLGIVDIRAGYVNVIPLSGCYVPKKGDKVIGKIIDLAPMNWVVDINAPYYAPLHVNDVPWRVDFGDTGRYLSIGDVILAKVSNVNELGQVWITMKEQGLRKLEGGHIIKISPFKVPRVIGKGGSMIQMLKDYTGCRIYVGQNGVIWISGPPEGIITVIKAIRMIENEAHTYGLTDRVKEFLEENRGENNGNEE from the coding sequence ATGGAAGGAAAAATAGCTATACGAAAAATTGTTGTTCCGGGAGAGGAAATTGATGAGAAGGGTAAGCCCGGTAACGGAGTTTTTGTTGAGAATGGCAAGCTTTATTCTGCCTATCTTGGAATAGTTGATATCCGTGCCGGGTATGTGAATGTTATTCCTCTCTCAGGATGCTATGTACCGAAAAAGGGAGACAAAGTGATAGGAAAGATAATAGACCTGGCACCTATGAACTGGGTGGTAGATATAAACGCACCCTATTATGCGCCTCTGCATGTGAATGATGTGCCTTGGCGTGTGGACTTTGGAGATACAGGGAGATATCTTAGCATAGGTGATGTTATACTTGCCAAGGTAAGCAATGTGAATGAGTTAGGCCAGGTCTGGATCACTATGAAAGAGCAGGGACTTCGCAAGCTGGAGGGAGGTCATATAATAAAGATATCTCCGTTTAAAGTTCCCCGTGTTATAGGAAAAGGGGGAAGTATGATTCAGATGCTGAAAGATTACACAGGGTGCAGAATTTATGTTGGACAGAATGGTGTTATATGGATTTCTGGACCTCCTGAGGGGATAATAACCGTTATAAAGGCAATAAGAATGATTGAGAATGAGGCTCACACTTACGGGCTTACAGATAGAGTTAAAGAATTTTTAGAAGAGAATAGAGGTGAGAACAATGGGAATGAAGAGTGA
- a CDS encoding ribosome assembly factor SBDS, with protein MVRLEDAVIARYEHSGHRFEILVDPNIIDDVKSGKVENVIDYMVIDEIFKDAHKGDRASEELIKEVFGTTDVNEVAKEIIKKGQVQLTTEQRRKMLEEKKRRIIAEIARNAINPQTGAPHPPQRIELAMEEAKVHIDPFKSVEEQVPVVLKALRPIIPIRFEKVKIAIKVSGDMYGKIYGELSKSGTILQEEWQKDGSWIGVVEIPAGMQGEFLDMLNKKTHGNIQTKILRR; from the coding sequence ATGGTAAGGCTTGAGGATGCTGTAATAGCAAGGTACGAGCACTCAGGGCATAGATTTGAGATTCTTGTAGATCCTAACATTATAGATGATGTAAAATCTGGAAAGGTGGAGAATGTAATAGATTATATGGTCATAGATGAGATTTTCAAAGATGCACATAAGGGTGATAGAGCCAGTGAGGAGTTAATAAAAGAAGTTTTTGGAACTACAGATGTAAACGAGGTAGCTAAGGAGATAATCAAGAAGGGACAGGTTCAACTCACTACAGAGCAGCGCCGCAAGATGTTGGAAGAGAAGAAAAGGAGAATAATTGCAGAGATTGCCAGGAACGCTATAAATCCTCAAACAGGGGCCCCACATCCTCCCCAGAGAATAGAACTGGCTATGGAAGAGGCGAAAGTGCATATAGATCCATTTAAATCTGTTGAAGAGCAAGTTCCCGTTGTGCTCAAAGCTTTGCGTCCTATAATTCCAATAAGATTTGAAAAGGTTAAGATTGCAATCAAGGTAAGTGGAGATATGTATGGCAAGATTTATGGGGAGTTGAGCAAGAGTGGCACTATACTTCAGGAAGAATGGCAGAAGGATGGCTCTTGGATTGGTGTTGTTGAAATTCCTGCTGGTATGCAGGGTGAGTTTTTAGATATGTTGAATAAGAAAACACATGGTAATATTCAAACAAAGATTTTAAGGAGGTAA
- the psmA gene encoding archaeal proteasome endopeptidase complex subunit alpha yields MQPAQMAYDRAITVFSPDGRLFQVEYARAAVKRGTTTIGLKFKDGVVLMADKRVRSRLLDPKSMEKIFLIDEHIGCATSGLVGDARVLVDYARLIAQIERVTYGERISVEHLVKRISDYKQQYTQYGGVRPFGASLLIAGIDEKGIYLMETDPSGTIMGYKADCIGGGRDTVMELFENEYREDMDFEEAIMLGLKGIDAVSEDGITPLTLEIGYIRNGGQFTIMSEEEVAKYLEKYKSEKKEE; encoded by the coding sequence ATGCAACCAGCGCAGATGGCGTATGATAGAGCAATAACGGTTTTCAGTCCTGATGGTCGCTTATTCCAGGTGGAATATGCAAGGGCTGCTGTAAAGAGAGGCACCACAACCATAGGTTTGAAATTTAAGGATGGAGTAGTTTTAATGGCTGATAAGAGGGTAAGAAGTAGATTGCTTGACCCAAAGAGCATGGAGAAGATATTCCTGATTGATGAGCATATCGGTTGTGCTACCTCCGGCCTTGTTGGAGATGCCCGTGTGCTAGTGGATTATGCTCGTCTTATAGCTCAGATTGAGCGTGTCACCTATGGGGAGAGAATTTCTGTAGAGCATCTTGTTAAAAGGATAAGCGATTACAAGCAGCAGTATACTCAGTATGGGGGAGTAAGACCCTTTGGTGCATCCCTTCTTATTGCAGGAATAGATGAAAAGGGAATTTATCTTATGGAAACGGATCCAAGCGGCACAATTATGGGTTATAAGGCAGATTGTATAGGTGGAGGAAGAGATACCGTTATGGAATTGTTTGAGAATGAATACAGAGAGGATATGGATTTTGAGGAAGCCATAATGCTTGGCTTGAAGGGAATAGATGCAGTTAGCGAAGACGGTATAACTCCTTTAACCTTGGAGATTGGATACATAAGGAATGGTGGGCAATTTACCATTATGAGTGAGGAAGAGGTAGCAAAATATTTGGAAAAGTACAAGAGTGAGAAGAAAGAGGAGTAA
- a CDS encoding phenylalanine--tRNA ligase subunit alpha, which yields MELSNLEKRVLLAMSSSDKDVLSVDEIMKLGKFSQLVEVMNALSWLKVKGLVKIREKLDVEYCLNRDEDLPEAQIYEVLRERGEVEIKELFRIFPKNVVSVGMGHLKKLGIPLKDGKLIYRNIDEEIEKRKALLERLRKGCLKEDEVDKELIEDFLHRKGMIKKREKIIRFASLTSLGKRTVEQGIEIKEEITQLTPELIQTGEWRKYELKRYDVNLFAPKIYTSKLHPLTQIIEKIRRIFLMMGFEEVEGSYVVNAFWDMDALFIPQDHPAREMQDTFYLKRPAKIPVEDREYMEKVKEMHEKGGGISRGWRYEWSEEIAQKAMLRTHTTVNSIRYLYEHREPPVRMFSIGRVFRRENMDSTHLPEFTQIEGIYMDEDANFQVLLGILKEFYSLMGFPEIRFRPSYFPYTEPSLEVEVYYNGQWLELGGAGIFRPEVTEPLGIEYPVLAWGLGLERLAMITLGLKDIRELYISDIDWLRNAPLLR from the coding sequence TCTATTGGCAATGTCCTCCTCCGATAAGGATGTTTTGAGTGTTGATGAAATTATGAAACTTGGCAAATTCTCCCAATTAGTTGAGGTTATGAATGCACTCTCTTGGCTCAAGGTAAAGGGATTGGTGAAAATTAGGGAGAAGCTTGATGTGGAATACTGCTTGAACAGGGATGAGGATTTGCCAGAGGCGCAGATTTACGAAGTCCTCAGGGAAAGGGGAGAGGTTGAGATAAAAGAACTCTTTCGCATTTTTCCAAAGAATGTTGTTAGCGTTGGAATGGGGCATCTCAAAAAATTAGGAATTCCGCTTAAAGATGGAAAGTTGATTTATAGGAATATTGATGAGGAAATTGAAAAAAGAAAAGCCCTGCTTGAAAGGTTGAGGAAGGGATGCCTCAAGGAGGATGAGGTTGACAAAGAGCTAATTGAGGACTTTTTGCACAGAAAGGGTATGATAAAGAAGAGGGAGAAAATAATCAGGTTTGCATCCCTTACCTCTCTTGGGAAAAGAACTGTAGAGCAGGGGATAGAAATAAAAGAAGAGATAACTCAGCTCACTCCAGAATTAATCCAAACAGGGGAATGGAGAAAATATGAGTTGAAGAGATATGATGTGAATTTATTTGCCCCAAAGATTTACACCTCAAAGCTCCACCCTCTAACGCAGATAATTGAGAAGATACGCAGAATATTCCTCATGATGGGATTCGAGGAGGTTGAAGGCTCCTATGTTGTGAATGCCTTCTGGGACATGGATGCGCTTTTCATCCCGCAGGACCATCCCGCCAGGGAGATGCAGGACACATTCTATCTGAAAAGGCCCGCGAAGATACCCGTTGAGGACAGAGAGTACATGGAGAAAGTGAAGGAGATGCACGAGAAGGGCGGCGGGATAAGCAGGGGCTGGAGGTACGAGTGGAGCGAGGAAATCGCCCAGAAAGCCATGCTTCGCACCCACACCACGGTGAACTCCATACGCTACCTATACGAGCACCGCGAGCCGCCCGTGCGGATGTTCTCCATTGGGCGCGTTTTCCGCAGGGAGAATATGGATTCCACTCACCTTCCCGAGTTCACGCAGATTGAAGGCATATACATGGACGAGGATGCCAATTTCCAAGTTCTCCTAGGCATACTCAAGGAATTTTACTCTCTCATGGGCTTTCCGGAAATAAGGTTCCGCCCCTCCTATTTCCCCTACACGGAGCCCAGTTTGGAGGTGGAAGTTTATTATAATGGGCAATGGCTTGAGCTTGGAGGCGCTGGGATATTCAGGCCCGAGGTCACAGAGCCATTGGGAATTGAATACCCCGTTCTCGCCTGGGGCCTGGGCCTGGAGAGATTGGCAATGATAACCCTGGGATTGAAGGATATAAGGGAATTGTACATCAGCGATATTGACTGGCTTCGCAACGCTCCCCTTTTAAGATGA